The Salinirubellus salinus genome segment TCGACCTCGGGGGTGATGGCCGCGGTCGCGTTCAGGAGCGCGGCGCTCCCCGGGTCGGTCGTCCGGGTGGTCCCGACGACGCTCGCGTCGCCCGGCGGGAGCGACATCCCGGTCGCGACCCGTTCGTTCGCGTCGGTGTCCACGCCGGCGACCGCCGCCGACAGGACGTCCGCGACGACGTGCGTCCCGCGCGTCATGGCTTCGTCGGGCACCGGTGCCGAGAGGAACGCCACCGCGTCCTCTATCCACGCTCTGTCTTCGCTTCCCATGCCAACTCCTCCTGGGCGAGCGAGATAACGTTTCGCCCGCCTGTCGTCGGGGTGTCAGTCGCTGGCACGCACGTCCGGCACCGCGAGCACCGGTCGGTCGGCGCCGAGCAGCACCTGCTGGGTCGTGCTCCCGAAGACGGCCTTGCCGGTGGGCGAGCGTTGCCGCGAGCCGATGCAGATACAGTCGACCTCGAGGTCGGCGGCGACCTCGACGACCGCGGCGGCGGGGTCGCCGCTCGACTCGGCGAGGGTCACGTCGAAGCCGGCGTCGGTGAGTGCCTCGCGGGCGCGGCGCACCGAGGCCACCTGGTCGACGTACGCTCCCTCGGGGTTGTCGGTGAAGTCGTGGTGCACGACGACCGCGGTGTCCTCGGGGTCGAACAGGTCCGTGACGGCCTGGGCCTGCCGCCGGGCCCGCCCCTCGTCCTCGCCGACCGCGAGCAGTATCCGTCGGGTTGCCATACCCGCCGGTCGCCCGACTACCGCATATTCCTGTCTATCAGGGGAGTGATACGTCGGGGGAGACGTTATTACGGCCGGTGCCGACCCGCAGGTATGCCAGCAGCTAGCGACCGACGGTACCCGGCCGACGACGGACGCGACCGCTCGACGGAGGCCCGGTGATGGTCGGGGAGGCCGAACACCCCGACGGCGACACTGGTCCGCTCGACGGTGTGACGGTGCTCGACGCCTCACGCGTGCTCGCGGGACCGTTCTGTACGATGCAACTGGGTGACCTCGGCGCGGACGTCGTCAAGATCGAACGGCGGGACGGTGGCGACCAGACCCGCGGCTGGCACCCGCCGACGTACGGCGACAGCGACGAGAGCGCCTACTACCTCTCTATCAACCGGAACAAGCGGTCGGTGACGCTGAACCTCGCCAGCGACGAGGGGCGAGCGGTGTTCCGCGACCTCGCGAGCGAGGCCGACGTCCTCGTCGAGAACTTCCGCGTCGGGAAGATGGCCGAGTGGGGGCTCGACTACGCGGACCTCCACGAGGAGAACCCGGGGCTCGTCTACTGCTCGCTGTCCGGCTACGGCGAGTGGGGTCCCGACCGCGACCGCGCGGCGTACGACATCGTGATGCAGGCCGAGGCCGGGATGATGAGTATCACCGGGGTCGAGGACGGCCCGCCGGTCCGCGTCGGCGTCGCCATCGCCGACATCGGCGCGGGGATGTACTGCACGCAGGCCATCCTCGCGGCGCTGTTCGCCCGCGAGTTCGGCGACGGGACGGGCCAGAAGATCGACGTCAGCCTGTTCGACGGGCAGGTGGCGTGGATGACGTACATGGCGTCGAACTACTTCGCCACCGGCGACCCGCCGGGGCGGATGGGGAGCAAGCACCCGACCATCGCGCCGTATCAGGCGTTCGCCACGCGGGACGGCTACGTGGTCGTCGCCGTCTCCTCCGAACACATGTGGCCTCGGTTCTGCCGTGCGATCGACCGCGAGGACCTCGTCGACGACCCCCGGTTCGAGGTCAACGCGAAGCGCGTCGAGAACCGCGAGACGCTCGACGCCCTGCTGGACGAGGAACTGGCCGACTACACCACCGACGAGCTGATGACCCGGCTCGACGAGACCGGCGTCCCCGCCAGTCCCGTCCAGTCGCTCGACGAGGTGTTCGACCGCGAGCAGGTCCGTGCCCGAGGGATGCGGCAGTCGGTCGAGCACCCCACCGCCGGCTCGGTGGAGATGCCGGGGAGCCCGATGTTCTTCTCGTCGACGCCCGCGACCATCCGACGGCACCCGCCGCTCCACGGCGAACACACGGACGAGGTGCTGACCGAGTACGGCTACACCGAGGCCGACATCGAGCGGCTACGCGAGGGAGAGATCGTCTGAGGCGGGGGCGAACGGCTAAGCGCCCCTCCGACGAACCCGCGGCATGGCTCCCACCGACACCGCGGTACAGGAACTGCTGGACGCCCGCGCCATCGAGACGCTCCGGTACCGCTACTGCCAGCACGTCGACCGCCACGAGTACCGCGAGTGGGCGTCGCTGTTCGCCCCCGACGGGACGTTCACGTCGGACCTCCCGAACCGGGACGTCTACACCGGCCCCGACGAGATCTACCAGTTCGCCCGCGACGTGCTCGACAACCCCGACGCACCCAACGCGGGCTACCTCTACTCGACACACGTCGCGGTGAACCCGGTGATCGAGGTGACGGACGACGCGGCGACCGGCCACTGGTACTTCTTCCTCCGCTACGCGCTGGCGAACGGGACGAGCGGCTTCAAACACGGCCACTACGACGAGACGTACCGGCGGGTCGAGGACGAGTGGAAGTTCGCGTCCGTCCGGGTGGGGTTCGACTCGGCGGGGACGTTCGAGCCGGTCTAGTCCCGAGAGAAGGTGTAGTCCCCGTACACGGTCGTGTCGGGGTTGAAGTCCCGCCACGTCTCCCAGAACAGCTGTGGGACGTCCGTCGCCCGGACGAGCCGCTCCCCCTCGAACGGGCCGTCGACGGCCAGGCCGGTGAGCCGGCGCCAGCGCGAGCCCCCCGCCCGGAGGTGTCTGTCGTCCCACGCCTCGAAGGTGAGCGTCCGGCCCCGGACGCGCCGTTCGTACGCGACCAGCGAGGTGCCGGGCGCGACGGTGACGACGACGGGTACCCCGCCGACGACGTCGTTGACGACACGCTCCTCGACCACGACCGGGAGGGGATACGCACGGGCCGCCACACCGTACTCGACGCCGAGGACGTGTGTGAACTGCCCGCGGTCGAAGTCGGCTGCCTCGGGGCTCCCCGGGGCGCGCGTCGCGGGCTGGAGGTAGGTGCCGGTCGCGTTCATGCCGGGCTGGCCGTAGTAGAGCGGCTTCGAGAGCGGTGGTGGCAACAGCACCGCCGTGTCGGGGAACTCCTCACGCCACGCCCCCCACTTCGTCAGCGTCGACGGGACGAGCTCGAGGCGTTCGCCCGTCAGCTCACCGTTGATGGCGACCATCTCCGCCTGTGTCCAGAGACTCCTCGTCTCGCGGTCGTACATCACGAGGTTGAGCTTCCAGAGCAGTCCGCTCACGCCGAACGTCGCCTCCTCTCCGCGGACCTCTCGGACGGCGACGATGCTCGAGGCACACACCGGACAGTAGGTGACGAGCAGCGGCCCGTGGAACTCGTCGTTCACGACCTCGTGGCCGGCGAGGACCCGCAGTGGGTACGCGCGGGCCTCGCCCTCGCGGACGACCCCGACGACCGTGTCGTGGTCGGTGAGCCGCGGCTCGGTCTGGAACTCCCGCTCGGTCCCCGGAAAGTGCGTTATCGTGAGGTCGGCCCAGTCGGGCCCGAACGCCGGCTCCGTGATGGATCGGATGGCGTCCTTCGGGAGGCCGTTCAACATGTCCGCGACGGGGATGGGCAGCGCTTCGTCCGCGACGCGGCCGTAGTCGGCGGGGTCGCCCCGAGCAGCAGGCGGCTCCGTCTCGGCCGGCGTCGACGTGGGTGACGGAGCCTCGTCGTCGCGGCGGGGGGTGAACGCGGCGTAGCCCAACGCCCCGGCCGCGGTGCCGACGCCAGCGAGTCCGAGGAGGAGCTGTCGGCGGTGCATCGACGACGGTACGCGCAGGTCCGGTGAAAGCGCTATCGCGGTCTGGCGCCCCGTGCACAAGCCACAGTCGCGTACCGTAGGAGGCAACAGGGTTTATACCCGCTGCCACTAAACCGGGTAGCAACGTCGCCACGTGACCGTCCGGCTGCCAGCCGACCGACACGGGCGAGTATCGCACCACTACACATGTCAGAACCACACGAGGCCGTGGGACCGCTCGACGGGTTGACCGTCATCGAGGCCGGGTCGATGATCTCCGGTCCGACCGTCGGGCGACTCATGGCCGACTTCGGCGCAGACGTCATCAAGATCGAACACCCCGAGTTCGGCGACCACCTGCGGAACTTCGGCCCAAAGAAGAACGGGGCCGGGCTCTGGTGGAAGTACCTCGGCCGGAACAAACGGTCGGTCACCCTGAACCTCGGGAGCGAACGCGGGCAGGTCGTCTTCGAGGACCTCGTGAGCGAGGCCGACGTGCTCGTCGAGAACTTCCGCCCGGGCACCTTCGAGAAGTGGAACCTCGGCTACGACCGCCTGCGTGAGCTGAACCCCGACCTCGTGATGCTTCGCCTCTCGGGGTTCGGGCAGGACGGCCCGTACGCCGAGCGGCCGGGGTTCGGCACGCTCGCGGAGGCGATGTCCGGGTTCGCGTATCTCAACGGCTTCCCCGATCGGCCGCCGCTGTTGCCGCCGACGGGGCTCGCCGACGGCATCGCCGCCCTCTACTCGACGTTCGCCGTGATGTTCGCGCTCTACCACCGCGACGTGAACGGCGGGTCGGGACAGGTCATCGACACCAGCCTCATCGAGCCCATCTTCTCGCTGCTCGGTCCACAGCCGCTCCGCTACGACCAGCTGGGCGAGATCGAGTCCCGGTCCGGGAACCAGTCGACCAGCAGCGCGCCGCGGAACGTCTACCAGACGGGCGACGACCGGTACGTCGCCATCTCGGCCAGCGCCCAACCCATCGCGATGCGGGTGTTCGACGCCATCGACCGCCCCGACCTGAAGGACGACCCGCGGTTCGAGACGAACGCGAGACGGCTGGCGAACGTCGACGAACTCGACGCCATCATCGAGGGGTGGATGGACGAGCACACCCGGGCGGAGGTGCTGGAGGCGTTCGAGGCGGCGGACGCGACCATCGCCCCCATCTACAACGTCGAGGACATCCTCGCCGACGAGCACTACCAGGCCCGCGACGCCGTGGTCGGTATCGCGGACGAACAGCTCGGGGAGGCGCGCGTGCAGGACGCGTTCCCGCGGTTCTCCGAGACGCCCGGCCGCGTCGAGTATCTCGGTCCCGAACTCGGTGCCCACAACGACGCGGTGTACGGCGGCCGGCTCGGCTACGACGACGACACGCTCGCGGAACTCGAATCCGAGGGGGTCATCTGATGCGGCTCCCCGACGCGGTCCACGTCGTCGAGATGCTCCCGCGCGACGGCTTCCAGCGACTGGACGAGTTCGTCCCGACCGACGAGAAGGTCGCCATCATCGACCGACTGAGCGAGACGGGCGTCGACGAGATCGAGATCTCGTCGTTCACCCACCCGAAGGCCGTCCCCACGCTCAGAGACGCGGACGAGGTGGCGAAGCGGATCGAACGACGTGACGACGTGGCGTACCGTGCGCTCGTCCCGAACCTCCGGGGGATGGAGCGGGCGGTCGACGCCGAGGTCGACAAGGTGAACGCACTCGTCACCGTCAGCGAGACGTACACGGAGAAGAACGTCAACAGCACCCGCGAGGCGGTGCTCGCGGGGATGGACGACATCGTCGAACTGGCCCACGACCACGGCATCGAGGTGGAGTGTGGGATGGGGACGAGCTTCTACTGCCCGTACGAGGGTCGGATCGACCCCGAGGAGACGCTCGGGGTGGTCGACCGCGTCGTCGAGGCCGGCGTCGACGAGGTGACGCTGGCGACGACGATGGGGCTCGCCAACCCCGTCGAGGTCTCCGAGATGTTCTCGGCCGTGTTCGAGCGCCACCCCGACCTCGACGTGGGACTCCACCTCCACGACACCAACGGGATGAGTCTCGCCAACACGCTCGCGGCGATGGACTGCGGCGTCGACCGGTTCGACGCCTCCGTCTGCGGGCTCGGCGGCGGCGTCGTCCTCGCCGAGGGACTGTCGGGCGTCGGCAACACCCCCACCGAGGACCTCGTCCACATGCTCTCGCGGATGGGCGTCGACACCCGCGCCGACTTCGCCACCGTCGAGACCGTGGCCGACGAGGTGCGCGAGCGACTGGGGCTCGGCGCGACGAGCCACGTCCTCATGGGCGGCACCGTCGAGAACGTGCTCCGTACGATGGGGAGCGACGACGGAGGGACGGCATGACGGGCAAGACGCTCGCCGAGAAGCTCCTCTCGGCGAAGGCCGGCGAGGACGTCCGTGCGGGCGACTACATCGAAGCGCAGGTGGACGTGGCGATGGCACACGACATCACCGGTCCGCTCGCGTTCCAGACGTTCGAGGAGGTGACCGGCGGTGAGGGTGACCTGTTCGCGCCAGGCCGCACCATCTTGACCATCGACCACCACGCGCCCGCCGACGGGGTGCAGGCGGCGAACAACCACAACGCCATCCGCGAGTTCGCGGCCGAACACGGCGCGCACCAGTACGACGTCGGCGACGGCATCTGCCACCAGGTGCTCATCGAGGAGGGCCACGTCGCCCCGGGTGACCTCGTCATCGGTGCGGACTCGCACTCGACGACGTACGGCGGCATCGGCGCGTTCGGGACGGGTGTCGGCTCCTCGGACCTCGGCACGGCGCTCGCCACGGGCGAACTCTGGTTCCGTGTCCCCGAGACGCTGCGGTTCGTCGTGGAGGGAGACCTCCCCGAGGGCGTCTACGCGAAGGACCTCATCCTCCGGTTCATCGGGGACGTGGGGTTCGCGGGCTGTACGTACATGGCCGCGGAGTACGTCGGATCGACCGTCGAATCGCTCCCCGTCCACCAGCGACTCGTCCTCACCAACATGGCCATCGAGATGGGCGGGAAGACCGGACTCGTGCCCGCCGACGACCGCGTGGCTCGCTTCCTCGAGGCCGAGACCGGGCAGGCAGTCGAGTTGCCCGCCCCCGAGGACCGCCGCTCGGACGACGACGCCGAGTTCGCCAGCGTCCACGAGTACCGCGCCGAGGAGCTAGCGCCGCAGGTGTCGAAACCGTCGAACCCCGAGAACGCCGTCGACGTGGGCGAGGTCGCGGGGACGGACGTCGACCAGCTGTTCGTCGGCACCTGCACCAACGGGCGATACGAGGACATCTCGCTGGTCGCCTCGGTGCTGGAGGGCGAGACGCTCGCGTCCGGCACCCGGATGGTCGTGGTGCCGGCGTCGGGGTCCGTGTACCGCAAGCTCCTCGCGACCGGCGAGATGGCGACGCTCGTCGACGCCGGCGCCGTCGTCCAGGCGGCCGGCTGTGGCCCCTGTGCCGGCTACCACCAGGGCGTGCTCGGCGACGGCGACGTCTGTCTCGCCACCGCCAACCGGAACTTCCCCGGCCGTGAAGGCTCGATGGAGTCGTCGGTGTACCTGGCGAGCCCCGCGACCGTCGCGGTGTCGGCGCTGTACGGCGAGATCACCGACCCACGCGAGTACGACGGGCTGCCACGGTTCGACGACCACGCGCTCGCGGAGGTGGAGGCGTGACCGACCCGAGCACACCTGCGAGAGCGTGGGTGTTCGGCGACGACGTCGACACCGACCAGATCGCCCCCTCGCGGTTCATCGTCTCCTCGGACCCCGAGGAACTCGCCGAGCACGCGTTCAACGACCTCCGACCCGAGTTCGCCGCCGAGGTCGAGGCGGGCGAGTTCGTCGTGGCGGGGACGAACTTCGGGAGCGGCTCCTCGCGCGAGCAGGCCCCACTCGCGCTCGCGGGGGCCGGGGTGGCGGGCATCGTCGCCCAGTCGTTCGCCCGCATCTTCTTCCGGAACTGCATCAACCTCGGGCTCCCGGTGCTCATCTGCCCCGAGGTGGGGAACGTCTCCGACGGCGACGAGATCAGCATGGACCTCGACGCGGGTCTCGTCGAGAACCACACGACGGGCGAGCAGTACGATGCCGAGCCACTGCCCCCGTTCCTGCAGGAACTCGTCGACGTGGGCGGGCTGAAGGCGTACACGAAGGCCAAGCTCGCTGCCGACCGGGAGTGACCCGCGTGACGAACGTTCAAGACGTGACGGCCGGAAGGTGGCGTATGCCTGCACGCACCCCTCCGGCCGCGCCCCGGTGCTCGTCGCTCGCCCGCGTCTGTCGGTCCGCTCCGCTCGACACTCCCGACGGTGGTCGCTGATGGACGCCTTCGAGACCGACATCGCCGACGGCGTCCTCTCCGACGAGCACCGGATGCTCCGGGCCGAGACCCGGAGGTTCGTGACCAACGAGGTGCTCCCGGAGGCGCGCGAGCGCGACCCCGAGAAGGCGAACATGTCGGCCGAACTCGTCGACCAGCTCGCCGAGATGGGCTTCTTCGGCATCCTCGTCGACGAGGCGTACGACGGCCTCGGCCTCGACCTGAAGGCCTACGCCGTCATCGCGGAGGAGTTGTCGAGAGGCTGGCTCAGCGTCGGCAGCATCATCGCTCGCGGGCAGAGCCTCGCGGGTGCGACCGAGGCACAGCGCGAGTACTACCTCCCGAAGATGGCCCGTGGCGAACTGCTCAAGGCCATCGCCATCTCCGAACCGGGCGCGGGCTCGGACGTGGCGAACATGCGCACGCGAGCGGAGCGCGACGGTGACGAGTACGTGCTGAACGGGCAGAAGATGTGGACCACGTTCGCGAAGGGTGCCGACTTCATCCTGA includes the following:
- a CDS encoding 3-isopropylmalate dehydratase small subunit, encoding MTDPSTPARAWVFGDDVDTDQIAPSRFIVSSDPEELAEHAFNDLRPEFAAEVEAGEFVVAGTNFGSGSSREQAPLALAGAGVAGIVAQSFARIFFRNCINLGLPVLICPEVGNVSDGDEISMDLDAGLVENHTTGEQYDAEPLPPFLQELVDVGGLKAYTKAKLAADRE
- a CDS encoding DUF3179 domain-containing protein, whose protein sequence is MHRRQLLLGLAGVGTAAGALGYAAFTPRRDDEAPSPTSTPAETEPPAARGDPADYGRVADEALPIPVADMLNGLPKDAIRSITEPAFGPDWADLTITHFPGTEREFQTEPRLTDHDTVVGVVREGEARAYPLRVLAGHEVVNDEFHGPLLVTYCPVCASSIVAVREVRGEEATFGVSGLLWKLNLVMYDRETRSLWTQAEMVAINGELTGERLELVPSTLTKWGAWREEFPDTAVLLPPPLSKPLYYGQPGMNATGTYLQPATRAPGSPEAADFDRGQFTHVLGVEYGVAARAYPLPVVVEERVVNDVVGGVPVVVTVAPGTSLVAYERRVRGRTLTFEAWDDRHLRAGGSRWRRLTGLAVDGPFEGERLVRATDVPQLFWETWRDFNPDTTVYGDYTFSRD
- a CDS encoding hydroxymethylglutaryl-CoA lyase — protein: MRLPDAVHVVEMLPRDGFQRLDEFVPTDEKVAIIDRLSETGVDEIEISSFTHPKAVPTLRDADEVAKRIERRDDVAYRALVPNLRGMERAVDAEVDKVNALVTVSETYTEKNVNSTREAVLAGMDDIVELAHDHGIEVECGMGTSFYCPYEGRIDPEETLGVVDRVVEAGVDEVTLATTMGLANPVEVSEMFSAVFERHPDLDVGLHLHDTNGMSLANTLAAMDCGVDRFDASVCGLGGGVVLAEGLSGVGNTPTEDLVHMLSRMGVDTRADFATVETVADEVRERLGLGATSHVLMGGTVENVLRTMGSDDGGTA
- a CDS encoding CaiB/BaiF CoA transferase family protein; this encodes MVGEAEHPDGDTGPLDGVTVLDASRVLAGPFCTMQLGDLGADVVKIERRDGGDQTRGWHPPTYGDSDESAYYLSINRNKRSVTLNLASDEGRAVFRDLASEADVLVENFRVGKMAEWGLDYADLHEENPGLVYCSLSGYGEWGPDRDRAAYDIVMQAEAGMMSITGVEDGPPVRVGVAIADIGAGMYCTQAILAALFAREFGDGTGQKIDVSLFDGQVAWMTYMASNYFATGDPPGRMGSKHPTIAPYQAFATRDGYVVVAVSSEHMWPRFCRAIDREDLVDDPRFEVNAKRVENRETLDALLDEELADYTTDELMTRLDETGVPASPVQSLDEVFDREQVRARGMRQSVEHPTAGSVEMPGSPMFFSSTPATIRRHPPLHGEHTDEVLTEYGYTEADIERLREGEIV
- a CDS encoding nuclear transport factor 2 family protein, which gives rise to MAPTDTAVQELLDARAIETLRYRYCQHVDRHEYREWASLFAPDGTFTSDLPNRDVYTGPDEIYQFARDVLDNPDAPNAGYLYSTHVAVNPVIEVTDDAATGHWYFFLRYALANGTSGFKHGHYDETYRRVEDEWKFASVRVGFDSAGTFEPV
- a CDS encoding universal stress protein, translated to MATRRILLAVGEDEGRARRQAQAVTDLFDPEDTAVVVHHDFTDNPEGAYVDQVASVRRAREALTDAGFDVTLAESSGDPAAAVVEVAADLEVDCICIGSRQRSPTGKAVFGSTTQQVLLGADRPVLAVPDVRASD
- a CDS encoding CaiB/BaiF CoA transferase family protein is translated as MSEPHEAVGPLDGLTVIEAGSMISGPTVGRLMADFGADVIKIEHPEFGDHLRNFGPKKNGAGLWWKYLGRNKRSVTLNLGSERGQVVFEDLVSEADVLVENFRPGTFEKWNLGYDRLRELNPDLVMLRLSGFGQDGPYAERPGFGTLAEAMSGFAYLNGFPDRPPLLPPTGLADGIAALYSTFAVMFALYHRDVNGGSGQVIDTSLIEPIFSLLGPQPLRYDQLGEIESRSGNQSTSSAPRNVYQTGDDRYVAISASAQPIAMRVFDAIDRPDLKDDPRFETNARRLANVDELDAIIEGWMDEHTRAEVLEAFEAADATIAPIYNVEDILADEHYQARDAVVGIADEQLGEARVQDAFPRFSETPGRVEYLGPELGAHNDAVYGGRLGYDDDTLAELESEGVI
- a CDS encoding 3-isopropylmalate dehydratase large subunit — translated: MTGKTLAEKLLSAKAGEDVRAGDYIEAQVDVAMAHDITGPLAFQTFEEVTGGEGDLFAPGRTILTIDHHAPADGVQAANNHNAIREFAAEHGAHQYDVGDGICHQVLIEEGHVAPGDLVIGADSHSTTYGGIGAFGTGVGSSDLGTALATGELWFRVPETLRFVVEGDLPEGVYAKDLILRFIGDVGFAGCTYMAAEYVGSTVESLPVHQRLVLTNMAIEMGGKTGLVPADDRVARFLEAETGQAVELPAPEDRRSDDDAEFASVHEYRAEELAPQVSKPSNPENAVDVGEVAGTDVDQLFVGTCTNGRYEDISLVASVLEGETLASGTRMVVVPASGSVYRKLLATGEMATLVDAGAVVQAAGCGPCAGYHQGVLGDGDVCLATANRNFPGREGSMESSVYLASPATVAVSALYGEITDPREYDGLPRFDDHALAEVEA